One part of the Marmota flaviventris isolate mMarFla1 chromosome 4, mMarFla1.hap1, whole genome shotgun sequence genome encodes these proteins:
- the Medag gene encoding mesenteric estrogen-dependent adipogenesis protein, with product MAAAACEPMARPSLTSISSGELRSLWTCDCELALLPLEQLLRLQPGAFQLRGDQLVVPGPEEPAVARGGFNVFGDGIVRLDGQLYRLSNYIKRYVELTNYCDYKDYRETILSKPMLFFINVQTKKDTSKERTYAFLVNTRHPKIRRQIEQGMDMVISSVIGESYRLEFDFQDVVKNFFPPGTEVINGENLSFAYEFKADALFDFFYWFGLSNSTVKVNGKVLNLSSTSPEKKETIKLFLDKMSEPLIRRSSFSDRKFSVTSRGSIDDVFNCSLSPRSSLTEPLLAELPFPSVLESEETPNQFI from the exons ATGGCGGCGGCGGCGTGCGAGCCGATGGCCAGGCCGAGTCTGACCTCCATCTCGTCGGGGGAGCTGCGCAGCCTGTGGACGTGCGACTGCGAGCTGGCCCTGTTACCTCTGGAGCAGCTGCTGCGCTTGCAGCCCGGTGCCTTCCAGCTGCGCGGTGACCAGCTCGTGGTGCCAGGGCCGGAGGAGCCCGCGGTCGCGCGCGGTGGCTTCAATGTCTTTGGCGACGGCATAGTGAGACTCGACGGGCAGCTCTACCGCCTCAGCAACTACATCAAGAG GTATGTGGAACTGACCAACTACTGTGATTATAAAGACTACAGGGAAACTATATTGAGCAAACCAATGCTGTTTTTCATTAATGTACAGACCAAAAAAGACACCTCGAAAG AAAGGACCTATGCATTTCTTGTGAACACAAGGCACCCCAAGATAAGAAGACAGATAGAACAGGGGATGGACATGGTCATCTCCTCAGTGATCGGAGAAAGTTACCGACTTGAG TTTGATTTCCAAGATGTAGTGAAGAATTTTTTCCCTCCAGGAACTGAGGTGattaatggagaaaatttgagTTTTGCGTATGAATTCAAAGCCGACGCCTTATTTGATTTCTTCTATTGGTTTGGGCTCAGCAATTCCACTGTGAAAGTGAATGGTAAAGTTCTGAATTTGTCGAGTACAAGTCCAGAAAAGAAGGAGACAATTAAGTTATTTTTGGACAAAATGAGTGAACCTTTAATCCGAAGGAGCAGTTTCTCTGACCGAAAATTCAGTGTAACTTCCAGAG gctcaATAGATGATGTTTTTAACTGCAGTCTGTCACCCAGATCATCTCTGACAGAGCCTCTTTTGGCAGAATTACCATTTCCAAGTGTTCTGGAATCTGAAGAGACACCAAACCAATTTATCTAA